A DNA window from Sporosarcina sp. ANT_H38 contains the following coding sequences:
- the pyrH gene encoding UMP kinase: MSNPKYKRIVLKLSGEALAGNKGFGLSPEVIKTVALQVKEVVDLDVEVAVVVGGGNIWRGKVGSEMGMDRATADYMGMLATVMNSLALQDSLEKIGVETRVSSSIEMRQVAEPYIRRKAIRHLEKKRVVIFAAGTGNPYFSTDTTAALRAAEIEADVILMAKNNVDGVYSADPAKDVNAVKYLELSFLDVINQGLEVMDSTASTLCMDNDIPLVVFSIMENGNIKRAVLGEPIGTVVRRNL; the protein is encoded by the coding sequence ATGAGTAACCCAAAATATAAACGTATCGTCTTGAAATTAAGTGGAGAAGCACTTGCAGGCAATAAAGGTTTCGGTCTTTCGCCAGAGGTTATAAAAACAGTTGCATTACAAGTAAAAGAAGTTGTTGACCTAGATGTCGAAGTTGCCGTTGTTGTCGGAGGCGGAAATATTTGGCGTGGTAAGGTTGGCAGTGAAATGGGGATGGATCGTGCGACAGCGGATTACATGGGCATGCTTGCTACAGTCATGAATTCTCTTGCACTACAAGATTCCCTTGAAAAAATCGGCGTTGAAACCCGCGTCTCATCATCAATTGAAATGAGACAAGTAGCGGAACCATACATACGCCGCAAAGCAATCCGCCATCTTGAAAAGAAACGGGTCGTCATTTTCGCAGCGGGTACTGGAAATCCTTATTTTTCAACGGATACAACCGCAGCACTTCGTGCAGCTGAAATTGAAGCAGATGTCATCCTTATGGCGAAAAATAATGTGGACGGTGTTTATTCTGCTGATCCAGCAAAAGATGTAAATGCAGTCAAATACCTAGAACTATCGTTTTTGGATGTCATTAACCAAGGTCTTGAAGTAATGGATTCCACGGCTTCAACACTATGTATGGACAATGATATCCCACTCGTAGTATTCTCTATTATGGAAAATGGAAATATTAAGAGAGCTGTCCTGGGTGAACCAATTGGGACGGTCGTCAGGAGGAATTTATAA
- the tsf gene encoding translation elongation factor Ts gives MKITAQMVKELREKTGTGMMDCKKALTETNGDMEAAIDFLREKGLSSSAKKADRIAADGTTFIHVDGNEAIILEVNAETDFVAKNVGFQTLVSELAVHLLATKPATVEEAVVSILPNGLSVADHISNTVAKIGEKITLRRYEIRTKTDNDAFGPYLHMGGRISVLTIVEGSTDSDAAKDVAMHIAALNPKYVSRDEVSAEEIEHERKILTEQALNEGKPENIVAKMVEGRIGKYFEDICVLDQSFVKNSDQKVGDFVKSTGGTLKEFIRYAVGEGIEKPEDNFAEEVMSQVKGN, from the coding sequence ATGAAAATTACAGCTCAAATGGTTAAGGAATTACGGGAAAAAACAGGTACAGGCATGATGGATTGTAAAAAAGCGCTAACAGAAACAAATGGTGATATGGAAGCGGCAATTGATTTCCTACGTGAAAAAGGTCTATCTAGTTCTGCTAAGAAAGCGGATCGTATTGCTGCAGACGGTACAACGTTTATTCATGTTGACGGTAACGAAGCAATTATTCTTGAAGTGAACGCAGAAACTGATTTTGTAGCTAAAAACGTAGGTTTCCAAACGCTTGTAAGCGAGCTTGCTGTACATCTTCTTGCTACAAAACCTGCTACAGTCGAAGAAGCAGTAGTTTCTATATTGCCAAACGGATTGTCAGTAGCGGATCATATTTCAAACACTGTTGCTAAAATTGGTGAGAAAATCACACTTCGCCGTTATGAAATCCGTACAAAAACGGATAACGACGCTTTCGGTCCATACTTGCACATGGGGGGACGTATCAGTGTCCTTACTATCGTTGAGGGGTCGACAGATTCAGATGCAGCAAAAGACGTTGCAATGCACATTGCAGCATTGAATCCGAAATATGTTTCACGTGACGAGGTTTCTGCAGAGGAAATTGAGCACGAACGCAAAATCCTTACTGAACAAGCACTAAACGAAGGTAAACCTGAAAACATCGTAGCGAAAATGGTTGAAGGCCGTATCGGTAAATACTTCGAAGATATCTGTGTACTTGATCAGTCATTCGTTAAAAATTCTGACCAAAAAGTTGGTGACTTTGTGAAGTCAACTGGTGGGACTTTGAAAGAATTTATCCGTTATGCAGTTGGTGAAGGAATCGAAAAACCTGAAGATAACTTTGCAGAAGAAGTTATGAGCCAAGTTAAAGGTAACTGA